AGAATTAGAAGAAATAGGGCGAAAAAAGGAAGTTGGCCTAAAAAAAGTAGAGGGGCAGACCGATTAAGCATTGATTTATGCACCAGTGGCCCTTggagatttttcaaaaaatcaaaaaacaaaaagaaggaagCATGCCGAAGAACAACTCTATGCGTTTTTTTTAAGTAATTTGGCATGAGAGAAATAGGAAACTGTGTCAAAACAATGACATCAATGTAACCCCTAtttaaatagtcttcttttgtttaatttacttcTTTTGGTGTAAAAAGAAAATGCCCATTTAGACAGACGGCAACATAATTTATGTATGTGGATACTATTTAAATATCTTTCTGACACCGATTTCGGtgctttatttcatgaaatttccattGATTAACCGGAGAGTTGAAAAGTAATATACATCAAGTTCATGGTAACTTAAGACTACTATTTTCTTCACTCTCAATATTAGATTACTTTTTGCATTCTAAGAACTAAATTAGCCTTGAGTATGCATATGCCATATCTATATAATAAAGGGCAAAAGGGcacccggtgcactaagctcccgctatgcgcggggtccagcgaagggccggaccacaagggtctattgtacgcagccttacgcTGCATTTATTATACCGTATCTATATAATAAAGTACAAGTGGATTAATACTTGTAACAACCAATGACTTCATCTACCTATATCATCGATCATTGGAAGTTAACTGGGCATGCATGCAACTATCTTAACAGAAATATATGCTACCAAAGGGTCAAGCTTAACAAATGCACAACAGCCAAAAGGATTAATTTGACTAGCAGTACCTCTGCATTCCCCGAGTTACCTCCCTTCCCTTGTGCGTTTCGTCTCAAGTCCTTCAAATAGCCTTTCAGGAGCGGGACCAGTGGAAATCTTTCAGTCAGCTCGAAAGAATGAATAAAACAAGCAGCATCGATTTGCTTCTCATTATGAATCAATGCTTCAATGACATCTgcaaagaaataataatagaattAAACATCATAAACGGTTGCATAATTGTTTGATGAAGTAAAATGGTTGCAAGTAGCTATTAGATGCTTCATTGAACAATTCCTCGCAGAGTATGCTACAAAGGTCCAATATTATCCAGCGAAACAAGCATCTCAAAAGAGATGATCTGGTCTCCAGACCGCATCAGGTCAGTTAAAAGAACACCAACCTGGCATTTTGTGTGCTAAGCCAAGAGAACGGCAGAGCTCAGGTGCCTGCCTATTGTGAGCCACTGCAAGAACAAGCTTGCAGAGCTCTTCTTCATCAAACTCTGAAGCAATCCTAAAAGTTGCAAGGAGCTGCAAAAATGCCTCAGTTTCCAATGAAGCTCGATTGGCAGCATCAGTGCCTGCAGTAGCCAACTTAGGCTTCCATTCATCAGCAATGGCCTTGGCTTGCTGCTTAATTCCAGGGTACAGAAGGTGATCAGCACCTGGTTTAGCCTTGGCCAACAAGGTGGCTATGGCTTCCATACAAACAAGGCAGGCTTGGCGCAAGCTTTGGATGTTAGATTCATCATTAGAGTAGAAGAACTCAAGTGAAGCCAGTACCAAACGGACTGGATCAGTTGCACCATCAAGGGCAACGGAGAGTTCCTCAGAAATTGAGGTCATGTTCTTTTTACTCTCTTCCATAATATAATGCAGAAGCCCTTTTGCATCCATCTGCTCACATAATTGTGTCAGTTCTGGTCGAGGTTTGACCTTACCAGAAACACCATCAGCATTTTCAGCAGCTTTGCCAGAGGATTTTACCTCTGAGCCAGTATGAAGTGCATTTGGTTCACCAAGAGAGCTGCTTACCTCAATGTCTTTGCTGTCCTCTACATCTGTATGTTCAAGAGATGCCACTTGAGGATCTCCCCGTGCTGCAACAATTGCAGACACTGCGGCATCTTTAAGTTCTTGCAAGTGATCCCACAAATTTTGTTCCCTTGCAGCGATATCTGCCTCTCGTGAAGAAATCAGCAGATGAGTATCAGATTCTTGTTCCTTAAAGGCCTTCTCTCTAATGTCCAGTTCCAACGACTTGTTCAGTACTGAGGCCTCTAGATCCCGGAAATGTCCTTCAATATCCTTGAGTAAATCCTTATCTATGGAGGCATCTTCATGAGATTGAAGATCATTTAATGCCTTCACCAATTGTTCAATCAGGGATGGTACACTTTTGATCATCATAGGAAGATCTGTCTCAGCCATGGTCACTCAAATATCTGCAATATCTGGAATCACAGAGTTCATCAAAGAAATGAACTCAAAAACTTAGCACACAATAAAATATCTCCTCAAGATCTGGGCACCAACACTCCCCACCCCAATCCcaagaagaacaaaaagaatGAATCCTTTGTCTAGTGTCACTAGGCAAATTGTGCCACAATTGAGACAAGACAGACTGACTCATCATGCGACCAAAatagagaagagaaaagaataaTGGCAGAAGTATCAATAGGCTATGTTGCTCACTCTCAAAAAATGATGCCATGCAACTACTACGGAGAACTCGACACGCAACCGGCGATACTTTTAAAGAGTCTGAATAACAGAGTCATTAGGTCCTTTTGGCAAGTGTTATAGCAAGATTACGTTAATTAAGATGATATTTATTATACACCATTAAATGAAGTGAATCCTAGATTCTTACCgtgtaaagaaaatatttaagaGCTCACGCATAATTTACCATTTCCACAGGGTGAGCCAGCTGGGGGCCTGGTGATAGACAGCTAAACAGGCTTTTCtcttacttaaaaaaaaaggagagaaaaagagTTCCCTCTTACTAGAAATTCCTAGAACCTTTCAGGACAACCATGGCATGTTACCTACTTGAGTTGCTACCCCACTGTACTCGTATAGCGGAGCATGCTAACAGATGAAACCATATGTCAATTAATCTATTGTTCCTTAATCCCAATATAGTTGTGGTCCACGGTATAAGTCCTTTGCATTCATTCCGCTTTATTTAGGTCTATTTCATTCCAATATCAATTAATCAACTACGCCTCGATTCCAAAGTAAGGTTAGCTGTGTGATTTCTCTGTATTTATTTCTCCATAGTTGAACCTGTTTCATCCAAATACCAAATAATTTGTCTCATAAGGCAATCTAGACGTTTTCTGAACTTAGAAGCTCTCTAAATCTCACATTTACCCCTACACTGATATAAAAGTCTCTAACCAGATCAAAACTTTAATATTGGCAAATACTGGACCTAACGTAAGTAAAACAACAAGTGACTAAGCCTTAATATCCACCACTTGGGGTTGCTATATACATCTTTTACTTATTATAAAACAACCTTAGCTATATCTGCATTAATTATGAGCTGTTTTAGGTCTTTAGAGACAACATTCCTTTATATGATTTTAGGTTTATCTCATCCCTATTAGCACCTTCAATTATCGCAGAACCAACAACCCGTGTATCGGGGAGGTCAACTGTCAACATAGGATATTGCAAATGACCTTGTCATTTTATCCTCTATAGGACCTTTTCTTTATAGCCGTGGTATTTGGTCCAGCTTTcacgcacctcgactaattccacagGGTACCTACTATTACcgggtaactctgtccaccaaggagggaagaaatcacatagTAGTTTTGTCTCAGCTATGAATTCTCTATACGGCCATTTTATTCCAatactaaatatttttttcatgggTTCGATTCCCGGATGGTGCAatttataattgtttaatttcattatatcaaaaaaaaaaaactaatttttttttctttgaaggcAATTTCGGTATTATCTAAAactatatattttcatttatcaCCTACACAAACATACAAGTctataggtttttttttttttaaaaaaaaaaaaactaatcctATTCCTTTTACCATTAAATCCAATAAACATTTATCAATTACAATCCAATAACATGATATAAATACAGATTACCCCAATTTTCAACAGAAGgtaaattaaattgaataaataTGCATTAACAGATATTAGTGGAAGCTTACAAACCCTAACAATATACATATTTAAACAGaataaaatggagaaaattgAGAGAACTCATTATTTAAAATGGAACAAGTattgaaaatattaatattaataataagaatgcaaatagaaatcataCAGTTTGATGAATCGGGTCA
This sequence is a window from Lycium ferocissimum isolate CSIRO_LF1 unplaced genomic scaffold, AGI_CSIRO_Lferr_CH_V1 ctg2202, whole genome shotgun sequence. Protein-coding genes within it:
- the LOC132043205 gene encoding FRIGIDA-like protein 3, whose protein sequence is MAETDLPMMIKSVPSLIEQLVKALNDLQSHEDASIDKDLLKDIEGHFRDLEASVLNKSLELDIREKAFKEQESDTHLLISSREADIAAREQNLWDHLQELKDAAVSAIVAARGDPQVASLEHTDVEDSKDIEVSSSLGEPNALHTGSEVKSSGKAAENADGVSGKVKPRPELTQLCEQMDAKGLLHYIMEESKKNMTSISEELSVALDGATDPVRLVLASLEFFYSNDESNIQSLRQACLVCMEAIATLLAKAKPGADHLLYPGIKQQAKAIADEWKPKLATAGTDAANRASLETEAFLQLLATFRIASEFDEEELCKLVLAVAHNRQAPELCRSLGLAHKMPDVIEALIHNEKQIDAACFIHSFELTERFPLVPLLKGYLKDLRRNAQGKGGNSGNAEELGAVKAIVRCIRDYKLEAEYPLEPLQRRVAQLEKAISNDKDKSNDKKRHSGSGKHQQFKRPRPYGSNRHANVPSRQPVSALIAMANNPSRQVPSAFVERATYAGLPNKYAYLSTSYDHQPPSQAAYPQQSYEQTSYYYPADEGITANTYTAPPPSSYGSYAGAALPTADERINASSYTPSVPSSYVNYAGSGMPTAHQPYM